The Nomascus leucogenys isolate Asia chromosome 4, Asia_NLE_v1, whole genome shotgun sequence genome includes the window GTCTGTGGTCAGTAACCCCGCGCTGCCATTTCAGGCCGGCTCGGGTCTCTAGACACCCCCTTTCCCGCCTCGACGTCCCTGGGGCATGGGGGAGGGACGCGACCTTCGGCTGGGGCCTGGGTGCGAGAAGGAGGCGTCGGTGGGAGGTGTCATTAAAGATCCAGCCCACCAGTACCACATCTGACCTGTAGAAGGGTATCCTGccatccctccttcctcctttacACACTTAGGGGAACACAGACTAGTCATTATCTGTCCTGCTACTGGTTCAGGCCAGGCTTGAGGCTGCCAGGAGTCCTGGATCTATGGTCCTCCCCAGCCTCATCTCAGTATCTAGTTTCAAGACCTTCATTTTGGAGGGGGAAACAGTCCAGAATCCACTGGTGGGTCTGTGGGAAACTGTAGTGGTCCTTGTGGCTCAGAGCTTGTGAGTGAAGGCATCTGGGAAGGAAGGTGATGATTTCTGTTCCAGTCTCAAACTGGATGCCCATCCTGCCTTAGTACTGGAGCAGGGTTGCTGCTGAAGAGGTAGCGTGACATCTAGATACACTTTTCAGTCCCTTTCTGCTTGGGACAGCAGCTGGGGAGAGGACTTTCTCTTGAAATGAAGAAGGACCAAGCAGTACATAGGAGCAGGTTCTTGCCAAGGGTGGGAGCTGGCAGGAGGCAGGTGGAGTGCCTTAGCCCCAGGACTTTTTCTGGGCAATGGTAGAACCTGGGTCGAGCCTGTTTTCAGCCACAGAGCCTGGTCCTCCTGCGGCTTGTCTCCTGTCCTGCCTTCTTCCTCCACCTTCTATTTCTCCGGTGGTGACTAAGCAGCCAGTGAGAGTGAAGGAAAAGTGAGCACCCTGCTCGGAGTGCCAGAACTGTGGGCTGGAGCCATGGCTCCTCTCCAGATTGGTGGAGTAGCCTGGTCCCAGGCCATGACTTCCTTGACCTGGTGCCCCCTCAGTGAGGCTTCCATCTGTGTGGGACTGTTACGGTGGGTATCTATGAGGCTTGGCCAGAAGTGGTTGCTGCTACTTGCATTATTTATTATCTCTTTAGAATAGCCTGAGAGTGTCCAGGGGTACTTCAGAGATGAGAAGATCCAGCTCTGTAGCATTAGTGTCCTGGGTTGCTGAGCCCTGGCTGTAGCTAAAGAGCAAGTTGTTGGGTCTTGGCAGTGATCACTGGCTTCTTTCCATTAGGCTCTCAGTTCCTTGCTGGAGAATTTGGCCACAAAGAGTTGCCAAGATAGCTGGGCCAGGAAGAAAGCGCCGCAGCCCTGACCCAGACGCTGTTGCCGACCCCGGGGCACTCTGGCTGTCGACCAAGCGCCTCAAGATGTCTGGTGGGGCCAGTGCCACAGGCCCAAGGAGAGGGCCCCCAGGACTGGAGGACGCCACTAGTAAGAAGAAGCAGAAGGATCGAGCAAACCAGGAGAGCAAGGATGGAGATCCTAGGAAAGGTGGGAGTGGCATTCCCAGAGTGCTTGTGGCCTTTTCTCCCTCCCATCTTATTGGTATACAGATTGGGGTTTGGGAGATGACTTTTTTGTTCTTCTCTCTGTCCTGGTCTGATGATGAGAGAAGAAGGACCCATGATAGCCTCAGTAGAGCCTCAGCTTTGAAGCCTGAGTACTTGGCTAAGATCCAGAAGATGGTGCTGTTGGGGAGcttgccttctttcctttttaaactttttttcttttttttgaatctgttctttctttttttcctttttttttttttgagatggagtctcattctgtagcccaggctggagtacagtggtgcaatatcggctcactgcaacctccacctcctggttcaggtgattctcctgcctcagcctcccaagtagctgggattacaggtgcatgccaccatgcaaggctaatttttttcggtttttttttgagacagtgtctcactctgtcatccaggctagagtgtagtggcatcttggctcactgcgggctctgcctcccaggttcaagcgattctgctgcctcagcctcccaagtagctgggattacaggtacgcaccatcatgcccagctaatttttgtatttttagtagagacggggtttcaccatgttggccagactggtcacaaactcctgacctcaggtgatccacccgcctcggcctctcagagtgctgggattgcaggtgtgaaccactgtgcctggccccttttttttttttttaaaggcagggtctcactcttgcacagactggagtgcagtgcaggtGTGATCGTAGCTTACTGCatcctcaaagtcctgggctcaagcagtcttcctacctcagcctcctccccatgcttgactaatttttcttatattttttttagagacagggtctcgatatgttgcccaggctggtcttgaacttctggcctcaggtgatccttctgcctcagcctcccgtgcagctgggatcacaggctcacgccaccatacccggctattcTTTCCTTCATCGTCAGGGTCAGCATCCACTCCTCGAGAGGAGCAGACCAAAGAGGGTCAGTAATGAATGGGCTTTTTGGATGctagggaaggggagggggcacTTGCACTTTGGCTCCCATCTGAAGCAGTTTCATTAGGCTGGGTCTCTGTTACCTGCTTATCACCATCAGGAGCTTGTGAAGACCCTCATGATCTCTTGGCTACTCCCCCTCCAGAGTTGTTGCTCGATTGGAGGCAGAGTGCAGAAGAGGTGATTGTCAAGCTTCGTGTGGGAGTAGGTCCCCTGCAGCTGGAGGATGTAGATGCTGCTTTCACAGATACGGACTGTGTGGTACGGTTTGCAGGTGTGTCCATCTGCCCTGAGCACAGTAGTATGTTTGAATCTTCTGATATCTCCTATCTTACCTCATGGACCCTGCTCTGTCCCCAGGTGGTCAGCAGTGGGGTGGTGTCTTCTATGCTGAGATAAAAAGCTCTTGTGCTAAAGTGCAAACCCGCAAGGGCAGTCTCCTGCACCTGACACTGCCCAAAAAGGTGCCTATGCTCACGTGGCCCTCCCTCCTGGTGAGTTCTAGTAGTACAGGGTTGGGTAGGGATACCCAGTGTAGTCGACAGGGCCTGACTGCTGTATCTTTGGCAGAAGAAACCTCTAGGGACCCAGGAGCTGGTGCCGGGGCTGCAGTGCCAGGAGAATGGGCAGGAACTGTCTCCCATTGCCCTGGAGCCAGGCCCTGAGCCCCACCGGGCTAAGCAGGAGGCCCGGAACCAGAAGCGGGCCCAGGGCCGTGGTGAGGTAGGCTCAGGGGCTGGCCCCGGGGCCCAGGCAGGGCCCAGCGCCAAGAGGGCTGTGCATCTCTGCAGAGGGCCAGAGGGGGAAGGGTCCAGGGATGACCCTGGACCCCAGGGTGATGCCCCACCCTTCGTGGCTGACCCAGCCACCCAGGTGAGAGCTGGGCACCTGTTTGGGTGTTAGGAGATGGGGGGAAAGGGTGTACACTGGAGTGGGAGCCACCTGGCAGATCCAGGGCTGATTCTGCCCACAATCTTGCCATTAATAGGTTGAGGCTGATGAACAGCTTTGCATACCACCGCTGAACCCCCAAgcctgccttctgggctcagagGAGAATTTAGCCCCTTTGGCAGGAGAGAAAGCAGTGCCTCCCGGGAATGACCCAGTCTCTCCAGCCATGGTCCGGTGCAGAAACCCTGGGAAAGATGACTGTGCCAAGGAGGAAATGGCAGTGGCAGCAGATGGTGCAACCTTGGTGGATGGTaaaggtgggggtgggcaggcagAGCCCTAGGTTGGGTTGCAAAGTTTGTAGGTGGGTAGAGAGTAGCAATAGGGTGGAACCTGTCCTGGTTGGGGCTGAGCCATGGTCTCAATATAGAGCCTGAGTCGATGGTGAACCTGGCATTTGTCAAGAATGACTCGTATGAGAAGGGCCCGGATTCAGTGGTGGTGCACGTGTACGTGAAGGAGATCTGCAGGGACACCTCAAGAGTACTTTTCCGTGAGCAGGACTTCACGCTCATCTTCCAGACCAGGTGGGTGGGCAGATGATGGGGCAAACAATGCCTCAGGTGGGACAATATGTCTCATGCTCTTCCTCTTGTCCTTCCTCCTATCCTGCTGTGCCTCTGCAGGGATGGAAACTTCCTGAGGCTGCACCCGGGCTGTGGGCCCCACACCATCTTCCGTTGGCAGGTGAAGCTCAGGTGGGTGGTGCCCGGCcccaccactgtgcctgtcctACCCCCACTGGGCTCCATCTCCCTGGCTCATCTATCCTGATGCTTATTCCTCCTAAGTCCCTGAGTTTAGCCTTTTCCCACAGGAATCTGATTGAGCCAGAGCAGTGCACCTTCTGTTTCACGGCTTCTCGCATCGACATCTGCCTTCGTAAGAGGCAGAGTCAGCGCTGGGGGGGCCTGGAGGCCCCGGCTGCACGAGGTCTGCACACGAGCTCCCTTCATTGCCCAATTCCACATGACCAGGACCCAAACCCCTGTCACATGCTGCTAACCACCAGCCCTCTCATTCCCCCTTTTTAAGGTGCAGTGGGTGGTGCAAAGGTTGCCGTGCCGACAGGTCCAACCCCTCTGGATTCAACCCCACCAGGAGgtgctccccaccccctgacaggccagGAGGAGGCCCGGGCTGTGGAGAAGGATAAATCCAAGGCACGATCTGAGGACACAGGGCTAGACAATGTGGCAACGCGCACACCCATGGAGCATGTAACCCCAAAGCCAGAGACACATCTGGCCTCGGTGAGAATTCTGGGGTGGGAAGGACGAAGAATGGAGGCTGGAGAGTCTTGGGGCTGTTCTCTCATGTTGTCTTTGCTCCCACAGCCCAAGCCTACATGCATGGTGCCTCCCATGCCCCACAGCCCAGTTAGTGGAGACAgcgtggaggaggaggaagaggaagagaagaaggtgTGTCTGCCAGGCTTCACTGGCCTTGTCAATTTAGGCAACACCTGCTTCATGAACAGCGTCATTCAGTCTCTGTCCAACACTCGGGAACTCCGGGACTTCTTCCATGgtgagggcagggcctggagcCTGGGTTATGGGCAGAGAGAGTGCCTTTGTTCCTCACACCTTTGCTCGACTACTATTCCTAGACCGCTCCTTTGAGGCTGAGATCAACTACAACAACCCACTAGGGACTGGTGGGCGTCTGGCCATTGGCTTTGCAGTGCTGCTTCGGGCGCTGTGGAAGGGCACCCACCATGCCTTCCAGCCTTCCAAGTTGAAGGTGATCTGTGACCACTGTCACCCTTggctggagggggtggggagggccagCCAGCTGGGTGTGCAGTGGGTGCTAGGGCTTCATGTTCACACCTTGGCTCCTGTATCCAGGCCATTGTGGCGAGTAAGGCCAGCCAGTTCACAGGCTATGCACAGCATGATGCCCAGGAGTTCATGGCTTTCCTGCTGGATGGGCTGCACGAGGACCTGAATCGCATTCAGAACAAGCCCTACACAGAGACCGTGGATTCAGATGGGCGGCCCGATGAGGTCAGGGTTAGGGACAGAGGGTGGGCATGTCTCATGAGCATCCCAGCCCCCACGACTCTTTGGTTCTCACCACTCTGCCTCTCAGGTGGTAGCTGAGGAAGCATGGCAGCGGCACAAGATGAGGAATGACTCTTTCATCGTGGACCTATTTCAGGGGCAGTACAAGTCAAAGCTGGTGTGCCCTGTGTGTGCCAAGGTGTGATGGGCTCCCCTGGAAAGAGGCCCCCTAGTTCAGCTCTGCTATTCTGGTCACATTAGGTTCAGAGGCATGTGCATCTTAAGGTGCTACAGGGCAAGGTTTGGGCAAAGAAGCTGGCAGGGAGGCCTTAGGATTCTATTTGGGCTGAAGAGCCCACTCAGGGTAGGCTTCCTGACTGAGGGAAAAGTGATGTTAGAGCTCAAAGGTGTTGTGGCAGGGTTGTGGGCACATGGGGTGCAAGTGTGAGGCAAATTCATAAAGTGAATAAGCTGAGTAGGGCTTTGAGTGCCAGAAAGAAGGATTGTTATTTCCTGGTGGTCCTCCTGCCCTGTCTAGTGTCCTGAAGCCTGAGAGTTTGCTGGTTGGCTGTGGGGGCCCTGAGAGCCATCAGAAGCCCTGGAATGGGCTCTTTGAGCATGAGCATCTTGTCTCCCACTCTGTGTGCAGCTACCCAGTGCCACCTCTACATCCACAGGTCTCCATCACTTTTGACCCGTTTCTTTATCTGCCGGTGCCCTTGCCACAAAAGCAAAAGGTTCTCCCTGTCTTTTATTTTGCCCGAGAGCCCCACAGCAAGCCCATCAAGGTGAGGAGTAAGCCCCTACCCTCTGGGCTGTTCTAGAGAACGTGGCCCACCTCCCTCACTGACTGCCCTTTTTGCCACAGTTCCTGGTGAGCGTCAGCAAGGAGAACTCCACTGCAAGCGAAGTATTGGACTCCCTCTCTCAGAGCGTTCATGTGAAGCCTGAGAACCTGCGTTTGGCGGAGGTATCTTTGTCCTTCCTTGGGCTATTacgtgtgtggatgtgtgtgtgtactcacCATAGACGTGTGTACAGTCATTGGCATCTACAGACATAcacatgggctgggcacagtggctcatgcctgtaatcccagcactttgtgaggctgaggtgggcagatcacttgagcccaggagtttgggaccagcctgggcaacttggtgaaacactgtctctacaagaaataaaaaaattagctgggcatggtggtacgtgcttatagtcccagctacttgggagactgaggcaagaggctcacttgagcccgggacgtggaggttgcagtgagcagagattgcaccacagcactccagcctgggtgacagagtgagactctgtctcaaaaataaataaatagataaaaaataaaaatagggccaggtgcggtggctcatgcctgtaatcccagtacttcgggaggccaaggcgggtggatcacaaggtcaggagatccagaccatcctggcttacatcgtgaaaccccacctctactaaaaatacaaaaaaagttagccgggcatggtggcacatgtctgtagtcccagctgctcaggaggctgaggcgggagaatcgcttgaacccgggaggcagaggttgcagtgagccgagatcgcgccactgcactccagcctgggtgacagagcgagactgtctcaaaaataaaataaaaatagacatacacATGAGTATGCCTGTGACTGTACAAAAACAGGTGATGTGCTGTTATTTTTTCTGTGCAACAGAAGTGCCCTCAGTTCCTAGCCATTATCAGGGTTTTATTCCCCTTTGTGGTGGTGGATCCCAActgcattttcctttttagaCAAGGAGCTTGAGCTGCAGGACTACCCCTATGTTCGCTCTGCTTCTCCCTCTGTCCTGCTGCTCTCTCCTTTTATCCCAGTTGTGTGTGCTAGCTCTCCCCAGGGGTTCCTAGCCTTTAGCCTGACAGTGTCGGCTTTCTCAGGGGTAAGAGTGGGGAGGAGGCTCTTTGAATGTGGACCCTCCATGATAATATGTTACAGTCTTATAAGGCTATGCCAGTTATAGCAGGGCAGAGTCCCTCAGTGTGGAGAGCTGGTGTGGTTGATATCTGCCTCACACCTGGTCTTTCAGGCCCTCTGATGCACCAGGCTCCTTATGGCATTGGGCACTGAGACGGGTGCCAGCAGAGGCATAAGCCTATTTGGGCCTACAGCCCTCACCACTGCCCACATAGACCCAAGGCAGGGCCAAGCCTTCTTAAACTCTCGGGCAGGGCTAGGGAAAGGGCTTATCCTCACGTGGGATCTGTGTGTTCTCTGTCCCCAGGTAATTAAGAATCGTTTCCATCGTGTGTTCCTACCCTCCCACTCACTGGACACTGTGTCCCCATCTGATATGCTCCTCTGCTTTGAGCTGCTATCCTCAGAGTTGGCTAAGGAGCGGGTAGTGGTGCTAGAGGTGCAACAGGTGAGTAGGGGCCAACCTGATGGCATAGGGCCCTGGTGGGTGGGGCACTCCTGCCTGGTCTTGCTGAGCCAGACGACCCACCCTAGCGCCCCCAGGTGCCCAGCGTCCCCATCTCCAAGTGTGCAGCCTGCCAGCGGAAGCAACAATCGGAGGATGAAAAGCTGAAGCGCTGTACCCGGTGCTACCGTGTGGGCTACTGCAACCAGTGAGGACCCCCATGGTCTCCCCTACCCTTTCTTTCCACCTTCCATGTGCCACCCTGCTCCTTCCCTTCACACCAGGGCACATATGCTTAAGCTTTCTACTTGCCACCCTACTTTACCAGGCTctgggggaggcagggctggCATGCCCAGTTCCCAGGGACTATGACTAGCCCCCAGTATGGAGTCATAGGAGATGGGGCTAAGGGCCTATCCTTGTCTTCCACTTCCCATCAGGCTCTGCCAGAAAACCCACTGGCCTGACCACAAGGGCCTCTGCCGACCTGAGAACATTGGCTACCCCTTCCTGGTCAGTGTACCTGCCTCACGCCTCACTTATGCCCGCCTTGCTCAGTTGCTAGAGGGCTATGCCCGGTAAGTGCCCAGTGGTTGGACTAGAGTGGTGTAGGTGGGGGCAGAGGTGCTAGATGAGCTGGTCAGGAGTCTTACTTGCCTTGCTCTCTGTTGCCAGGTACTCTGTGAGTGTATTCCAGCCACCCTTTCAGCCTGGCCGCATGGCCTTGGAGTCTCAGAGCCCTGGCTGCACCACACTGCTCTCCACTGGCTCCCTGGAGGTTGGGGACAGCGAGAGGGACCCCATTCAGCCACCTGAGCTCCATCTCGTGACCCCTATGGCTGAGGGGGACACAGGGCTTCCCCGGGTGTGGGCAGCCCCTGACCGGGGTCCTGTGCCCAGCACCAGTGGAATTTCTTCTGAGATGCTGGCCAGTGGGCCCATTGAGGTTGGCTCCTTGTCTGCTGGTGAGAGGGTGTCCCGACCCGAAGGTAAGATCCAGTGAAAGGCCCTGAGAGCTGGGGAGGAGGATAGGGGAGGATGGAGGGGGCTGTTGTTTAGGGCCTGGTGGGCCTGGTGAGGCCCTGATGGGCAGGGAAGCTTTAGATTATCATGTTCTCACACAGCTGCTGTGCCTGGGTACCAGCATCCAAGTGAAGCTATGAATGCCCACACACCCCagttcttcatctataaaattgacTCATCCAGCCGAGAGCAGCGGCTAG containing:
- the USP19 gene encoding ubiquitin carboxyl-terminal hydrolase 19 isoform X5, with product MSGGASATGPRRGPPGLEDATSKKKQKDRANQESKDGDPRKETGSRYVAQAGLELLASGDPSASASRAAGITGSRHHTRLFFPSSSGSASTPREEQTKEGACEDPHDLLATPPPELLLDWRQSAEEVIVKLRVGVGPLQLEDVDAAFTDTDCVVRFAGGQQWGGVFYAEIKSSCAKVQTRKGSLLHLTLPKKVPMLTWPSLLKPLGTQELVPGLQCQENGQELSPIALEPGPEPHRAKQEARNQKRAQGRGEVGSGAGPGAQAGPSAKRAVHLCRGPEGEGSRDDPGPQGDAPPFVADPATQVEADEQLCIPPLNPQACLLGSEENLAPLAGEKAVPPGNDPVSPAMVRCRNPGKDDCAKEEMAVAADGATLVDEPESMVNLAFVKNDSYEKGPDSVVVHVYVKEICRDTSRVLFREQDFTLIFQTRDGNFLRLHPGCGPHTIFRWQVKLRNLIEPEQCTFCFTASRIDICLRKRQSQRWGGLEAPAARGAVGGAKVAVPTGPTPLDSTPPGGAPHPLTGQEEARAVEKDKSKARSEDTGLDNVATRTPMEHVTPKPETHLASPKPTCMVPPMPHSPVSGDSVEEEEEEEKKVCLPGFTGLVNLGNTCFMNSVIQSLSNTRELRDFFHDRSFEAEINYNNPLGTGGRLAIGFAVLLRALWKGTHHAFQPSKLKAIVASKASQFTGYAQHDAQEFMAFLLDGLHEDLNRIQNKPYTETVDSDGRPDEVVAEEAWQRHKMRNDSFIVDLFQGQYKSKLVCPVCAKVSITFDPFLYLPVPLPQKQKVLPVFYFAREPHSKPIKFLVSVSKENSTASEVLDSLSQSVHVKPENLRLAEVIKNRFHRVFLPSHSLDTVSPSDMLLCFELLSSELAKERVVVLEVQQRPQVPSVPISKCAACQRKQQSEDEKLKRCTRCYRVGYCNQLCQKTHWPDHKGLCRPENIGYPFLVSVPASRLTYARLAQLLEGYARYSVSVFQPPFQPGRMALESQSPGCTTLLSTGSLEVGDSERDPIQPPELHLVTPMAEGDTGLPRVWAAPDRGPVPSTSGISSEMLASGPIEVGSLSAGERVSRPEAAVPGYQHPSEAMNAHTPQFFIYKIDSSSREQRLEDKGDTPLELGDDCSLALVWRNNERLQEFVLVASKELECAEDPGSAGEAARAGHFTLDQCLNLFTRPEVLAPEEAWYCPQCKQHREASKQLLLWRLPNVLIVQLKRFSFRSFIWRDKINDLVEFPVRNLDLSKFCIGQKEEQLPSYDLYAVINHYGGMIGGHYTACARLPNDRSSQRSDVGWRLFDDSTVTTVDESQVVTRYAYVLFYRRRNSPVERPPRAGHSEHHTDLGPAAEAAASQASRIWQELEAEEEPVPEGPGPLGPWGPQDWVGPLPRGPTTPDEGCLRYFVLGTVAALVALVLNVFYPLVSQSRWR
- the USP19 gene encoding ubiquitin carboxyl-terminal hydrolase 19 isoform X7; translation: MSGGASATGPRRGPPGLEDATSKKKQKDRANQESKDGDPRKETGSRYVAQAGLELLASGDPSASASRAAGITGSRHHTRLFFPSSSGSASTPREEQTKEELLLDWRQSAEEVIVKLRVGVGPLQLEDVDAAFTDTDCVVRFAGGQQWGGVFYAEIKSSCAKVQTRKGSLLHLTLPKKVPMLTWPSLLKKPLGTQELVPGLQCQENGQELSPIALEPGPEPHRAKQEARNQKRAQGRGEVGSGAGPGAQAGPSAKRAVHLCRGPEGEGSRDDPGPQGDAPPFVADPATQVEADEQLCIPPLNPQACLLGSEENLAPLAGEKAVPPGNDPVSPAMVRCRNPGKDDCAKEEMAVAADGATLVDGKEPESMVNLAFVKNDSYEKGPDSVVVHVYVKEICRDTSRVLFREQDFTLIFQTRDGNFLRLHPGCGPHTIFRWQVKLRNLIEPEQCTFCFTASRIDICLRKRQSQRWGGLEAPAARGAVGGAKVAVPTGPTPLDSTPPGGAPHPLTGQEEARAVEKDKSKARSEDTGLDNVATRTPMEHVTPKPETHLASPKPTCMVPPMPHSPVSGDSVEEEEEEEKKVCLPGFTGLVNLGNTCFMNSVIQSLSNTRELRDFFHDRSFEAEINYNNPLGTGGRLAIGFAVLLRALWKGTHHAFQPSKLKAIVASKASQFTGYAQHDAQEFMAFLLDGLHEDLNRIQNKPYTETVDSDGRPDEVVAEEAWQRHKMRNDSFIVDLFQGQYKSKLVCPVCAKVSITFDPFLYLPVPLPQKQKVLPVFYFAREPHSKPIKFLVSVSKENSTASEVLDSLSQSVHVKPENLRLAEVIKNRFHRVFLPSHSLDTVSPSDMLLCFELLSSELAKERVVVLEVQQRPQVPSVPISKCAACQRKQQSEDEKLKRCTRCYRVGYCNQLCQKTHWPDHKGLCRPENIGYPFLVSVPASRLTYARLAQLLEGYARYSVSVFQPPFQPGRMALESQSPGCTTLLSTGSLEVGDSERDPIQPPELHLVTPMAEGDTGLPRVWAAPDRGPVPSTSGISSEMLASGPIEVGSLSAGERVSRPEAAVPGYQHPSEAMNAHTPQFFIYKIDSSSREQRLEDKGDTPLELGDDCSLALVWRNNERLQEFVLVASKELECAEDPGSAGEAARAGHFTLDQCLNLFTRPEVLAPEEAWYCPQCKQHREASKQLLLWRLPNVLIVQLKRFSFRSFIWRDKINDLVEFPVRNLDLSKFCIGQKEEQLPSYDLYAVINHYGGMIGGHYTACARLPNDRSSQRSDVGWRLFDDSTVTTVDESQVVTRYAYVLFYRRRNSPVERPPRAGHSEHHTDLGPAAEAAASQASRIWQELEAEEEPVPEGPGPLGPWGPQDWVGPLPRGPTTPDEGCLRYFVLGTVAALVALVLNVFYPLVSQSRWR
- the USP19 gene encoding ubiquitin carboxyl-terminal hydrolase 19 isoform X3 is translated as MSGGASATGPRRGPPGLEDATSKKKQKDRANQESKDGDPRKETGSRYVAQAGLELLASGDPSASASRAAGITGSRHHTRLFFPSSSGSASTPREEQTKEGACEDPHDLLATPPPELLLDWRQSAEEVIVKLRVGVGPLQLEDVDAAFTDTDCVVRFAGGQQWGGVFYAEIKSSCAKVQTRKGSLLHLTLPKKVPMLTWPSLLKKPLGTQELVPGLQCQENGQELSPIALEPGPEPHRAKQEARNQKRAQGRGEVGSGAGPGAQAGPSAKRAVHLCRGPEGEGSRDDPGPQGDAPPFVADPATQVEADEQLCIPPLNPQACLLGSEENLAPLAGEKAVPPGNDPVSPAMVRCRNPGKDDCAKEEMAVAADGATLVDEPESMVNLAFVKNDSYEKGPDSVVVHVYVKEICRDTSRVLFREQDFTLIFQTRDGNFLRLHPGCGPHTIFRWQVKLRNLIEPEQCTFCFTASRIDICLRKRQSQRWGGLEAPAARGAVGGAKVAVPTGPTPLDSTPPGGAPHPLTGQEEARAVEKDKSKARSEDTGLDNVATRTPMEHVTPKPETHLASPKPTCMVPPMPHSPVSGDSVEEEEEEEKKVCLPGFTGLVNLGNTCFMNSVIQSLSNTRELRDFFHDRSFEAEINYNNPLGTGGRLAIGFAVLLRALWKGTHHAFQPSKLKAIVASKASQFTGYAQHDAQEFMAFLLDGLHEDLNRIQNKPYTETVDSDGRPDEVVAEEAWQRHKMRNDSFIVDLFQGQYKSKLVCPVCAKVSITFDPFLYLPVPLPQKQKVLPVFYFAREPHSKPIKFLVSVSKENSTASEVLDSLSQSVHVKPENLRLAEVIKNRFHRVFLPSHSLDTVSPSDMLLCFELLSSELAKERVVVLEVQQRPQVPSVPISKCAACQRKQQSEDEKLKRCTRCYRVGYCNQLCQKTHWPDHKGLCRPENIGYPFLVSVPASRLTYARLAQLLEGYARYSVSVFQPPFQPGRMALESQSPGCTTLLSTGSLEVGDSERDPIQPPELHLVTPMAEGDTGLPRVWAAPDRGPVPSTSGISSEMLASGPIEVGSLSAGERVSRPEAAVPGYQHPSEAMNAHTPQFFIYKIDSSSREQRLEDKGDTPLELGDDCSLALVWRNNERLQEFVLVASKELECAEDPGSAGEAARAGHFTLDQCLNLFTRPEVLAPEEAWYCPQCKQHREASKQLLLWRLPNVLIVQLKRFSFRSFIWRDKINDLVEFPVRNLDLSKFCIGQKEEQLPSYDLYAVINHYGGMIGGHYTACARLPNDRSSQRSDVGWRLFDDSTVTTVDESQVVTRYAYVLFYRRRNSPVERPPRAGHSEHHTDLGPAAEAAASQASRIWQELEAEEEPVPEGPGPLGPWGPQDWVGPLPRGPTTPDEGCLRYFVLGTVAALVALVLNVFYPLVSQSRWR
- the USP19 gene encoding ubiquitin carboxyl-terminal hydrolase 19 isoform X4, giving the protein MSGGASATGPRRGPPGLEDATSKKKQKDRANQESKDGDPRKETGSRYVAQAGLELLASGDPSASASRAAGITGSRHHTRLFFPSSSGSASTPREEQTKEGACEDPHDLLATPPPELLLDWRQSAEEVIVKLRVGVGPLQLEDVDAAFTDTDCVVRFAGGQQWGGVFYAEIKSSCAKVQTRKGSLLHLTLPKKVPMLTWPSLLKKPLGTQELVPGLQCQENGQELSPIALEPGPEPHRAKQEARNQKRAQGRGEVGSGAGPGAQAGPSAKRAVHLCRGPEGEGSRDDPGPQGDAPPFVADPATQVEADEQLCIPPLNPQACLLGSEENLAPLAGEKAVPPGNDPVSPAMVRCRNPGKDDCAKEEMAVAADGATLVDGKEPESMVNLAFVKNDSYEKGPDSVVVHVYVKEICRDTSRVLFREQDFTLIFQTRDGNFLRLHPGCGPHTIFRWQVKLRNLIEPEQCTFCFTASRIDICLRKRQSQRWGGLEAPAARVGGAKVAVPTGPTPLDSTPPGGAPHPLTGQEEARAVEKDKSKARSEDTGLDNVATRTPMEHVTPKPETHLASPKPTCMVPPMPHSPVSGDSVEEEEEEEKKVCLPGFTGLVNLGNTCFMNSVIQSLSNTRELRDFFHDRSFEAEINYNNPLGTGGRLAIGFAVLLRALWKGTHHAFQPSKLKAIVASKASQFTGYAQHDAQEFMAFLLDGLHEDLNRIQNKPYTETVDSDGRPDEVVAEEAWQRHKMRNDSFIVDLFQGQYKSKLVCPVCAKVSITFDPFLYLPVPLPQKQKVLPVFYFAREPHSKPIKFLVSVSKENSTASEVLDSLSQSVHVKPENLRLAEVIKNRFHRVFLPSHSLDTVSPSDMLLCFELLSSELAKERVVVLEVQQRPQVPSVPISKCAACQRKQQSEDEKLKRCTRCYRVGYCNQLCQKTHWPDHKGLCRPENIGYPFLVSVPASRLTYARLAQLLEGYARYSVSVFQPPFQPGRMALESQSPGCTTLLSTGSLEVGDSERDPIQPPELHLVTPMAEGDTGLPRVWAAPDRGPVPSTSGISSEMLASGPIEVGSLSAGERVSRPEAAVPGYQHPSEAMNAHTPQFFIYKIDSSSREQRLEDKGDTPLELGDDCSLALVWRNNERLQEFVLVASKELECAEDPGSAGEAARAGHFTLDQCLNLFTRPEVLAPEEAWYCPQCKQHREASKQLLLWRLPNVLIVQLKRFSFRSFIWRDKINDLVEFPVRNLDLSKFCIGQKEEQLPSYDLYAVINHYGGMIGGHYTACARLPNDRSSQRSDVGWRLFDDSTVTTVDESQVVTRYAYVLFYRRRNSPVERPPRAGHSEHHTDLGPAAEAAASQASRIWQELEAEEEPVPEGPGPLGPWGPQDWVGPLPRGPTTPDEGCLRYFVLGTVAALVALVLNVFYPLVSQSRWR